A window from Rhizosphaericola mali encodes these proteins:
- a CDS encoding response regulator, with product MTSNILIADDHFPVRIGLDILVNEILQSNPNIEFASNGYEILTKMENQNFDLLITDINMPMTDGFELIKQIVDKYPQTKILVVSVNPAEIFAPRLREIGICDYISKSESDEELKKAILNIVSGVSSNADKIETTEMEENLFIQLSSREFEVMIYLLKGLGNLEICNKLNITKTTASTYKNRIFSKLNVTSLMELSHLARKYHIVDDDLLLY from the coding sequence ATGACTTCAAACATTCTTATTGCGGATGATCACTTTCCAGTTCGGATTGGCCTTGATATATTGGTAAATGAAATATTACAGTCAAATCCCAATATCGAATTTGCCTCAAATGGGTATGAAATTTTAACTAAAATGGAAAATCAAAATTTCGACTTACTTATTACAGATATCAATATGCCAATGACGGATGGCTTTGAATTAATTAAGCAAATCGTTGACAAATACCCACAAACAAAAATTCTAGTTGTTAGTGTAAACCCTGCTGAGATTTTTGCTCCTAGACTCAGAGAAATTGGCATTTGTGATTACATTTCAAAATCTGAATCTGATGAAGAATTAAAAAAAGCAATTTTAAATATTGTATCTGGAGTTTCTTCTAATGCGGATAAAATTGAAACTACGGAGATGGAAGAAAACCTTTTTATTCAATTATCCTCTCGTGAATTTGAAGTCATGATTTATTTATTAAAGGGATTAGGAAATTTAGAGATATGTAATAAGTTAAATATTACTAAAACAACAGCGAGTACATACAAAAACAGAATATTTTCTAAATTGAATGTTACTAGTTTAATGGAGTTGAGTCACCTTGCACGTAAATATCATATTGTCGATGATGATTTATTGTTATATTAA
- a CDS encoding ligand-binding sensor domain-containing protein has translation MRHTEDIRTFLVKLLFLIFLFCKSMNVAAQNTKYLIQNYTSKDGLPQNSVLAIQFDVFGYCWLATEAGIVRFDNQKFQTYTSKEIKGLSSNRIRFIVPSKAGALYFSNTNKESYIINNNTQIRSSFPIKSSERPRIYSDNGYSIPQNPYLDSILIDEKPKDEKPFLHSIITLSNGQIYFHNNNNLFYLYKNKYKKIPIDDKEFSSETALNDTYFIQIFKSNRILLWKNGKLENRKQKIYGPISINKHFLNGRFKIFWTAQNNYIISKNNVYEIYTKNDSIFSKLILENLQIPHITSFNYLSKENKYFVGSSTNGLFIVTPNKFNYYLSKNDNNYENYNTIVKTSNGSIIANNNIFSPNGNASKIKFDNIRYLHAYVSKNDVIYYDADFRLNKINIRDKQNIEIDILKGRLKASIVRNNILYFLESHRVFILKYDKIVEQYHLPNNIDANGMIPYNGDTAILFTTTGFYKFNLVNGKMYKGWLKNLPIRTIHLEDKHRWWIATDGFGAFLFDNNNIIPFSNYLDNSFNSIHSFIEDKKGNYWLPTNNGLYVINKQVLYEGLVHNKNLYFFHYSYKDGLKSDEFNGSGNPAYLWANNGELILPTINGLVHFDANNIQPNLPKNKIYIDNIIVNDTSYLSIKDKLEIAPDFYNLSFTLSSPYFGNFENNPIQYFIEGLSKKWEPVDRNGIIHINTLPTGNYTLKIRKATSIDALKYEIDIKISVLPYFYETWWFRMLCTITIILIFLIFIRIRILKLKRINKKIELTVEEKTSELRNNIFTLEKTKEKLRVSNNVKERTIAIVLHDLRSPIRFISIISKDLLKKINQQKDSFPPNIRNNMDALNKSLISLEEYSLQFFSWAKSQQDDFHVNYSFFSIYGLFKEIENLYKEILMVQNNELIIPHTGLMVYSDRFILSIIIRNLIDNANKNMKAGVVYLSAEIFENKFHIIIEDTGPGINKMELKKYYNNDFTNSKKGMGHSIIIDLLPKIQATLDLETTTKGTKFNITINHHRQYDIYVQGDSTPLN, from the coding sequence TTGCGTCATACAGAAGATATCAGAACTTTTCTTGTAAAATTATTATTCTTAATATTTTTATTTTGTAAAAGCATGAATGTTGCTGCCCAAAATACAAAGTATTTAATTCAGAACTATACATCTAAAGATGGTCTTCCTCAAAATAGTGTTTTGGCAATACAATTTGATGTATTCGGATATTGCTGGTTGGCAACAGAAGCAGGAATTGTGCGTTTTGATAATCAGAAATTTCAAACTTATACATCCAAAGAAATAAAGGGTTTATCGTCCAATCGAATAAGATTTATTGTTCCAAGCAAGGCAGGTGCATTATATTTTTCCAATACAAACAAAGAATCTTATATAATAAATAACAATACCCAAATAAGGAGTTCATTTCCAATTAAAAGTTCCGAAAGACCAAGAATCTATTCCGATAACGGTTATAGTATACCTCAGAATCCATATTTAGACTCTATATTGATCGATGAAAAACCCAAAGATGAAAAGCCATTTTTACATAGTATAATCACATTATCCAATGGACAGATTTATTTTCATAATAACAACAATTTATTTTATTTATACAAAAATAAATACAAGAAAATACCCATTGATGATAAAGAATTTAGTAGTGAAACAGCTCTTAACGATACTTATTTTATCCAAATATTCAAATCGAATAGAATTCTACTTTGGAAAAATGGAAAATTAGAAAACAGAAAACAAAAAATATATGGGCCGATTTCAATAAACAAGCACTTTTTGAATGGCCGGTTTAAAATATTTTGGACAGCTCAAAACAACTATATAATTTCTAAAAATAATGTCTACGAAATTTATACAAAAAATGATTCCATTTTTTCTAAACTCATACTAGAAAATTTACAAATTCCTCATATAACTTCTTTTAATTATTTAAGTAAAGAAAATAAATATTTTGTAGGATCGTCAACCAATGGATTGTTTATTGTTACCCCTAATAAATTCAATTACTACCTATCAAAAAATGATAATAATTATGAAAATTATAATACGATAGTTAAGACTTCAAATGGTTCGATAATCGCAAACAATAATATTTTTAGTCCGAATGGAAACGCAAGCAAAATAAAATTTGATAATATTAGATATTTACATGCATATGTGAGTAAAAATGATGTAATATACTATGATGCTGATTTTAGATTAAATAAAATAAATATTCGGGATAAACAAAATATAGAAATTGACATTTTAAAAGGTCGTTTAAAAGCTTCCATAGTACGAAATAACATCCTTTATTTTCTTGAAAGCCATCGAGTTTTTATTTTAAAATATGACAAAATTGTTGAGCAGTATCACTTACCAAATAATATTGATGCAAATGGAATGATACCATACAACGGAGACACTGCAATATTATTTACTACAACAGGATTCTACAAATTCAATTTAGTAAATGGGAAAATGTATAAAGGTTGGCTAAAAAATCTACCTATAAGAACAATACATTTAGAAGATAAACATAGATGGTGGATAGCAACAGATGGCTTTGGCGCATTTTTATTCGATAATAATAATATCATACCTTTTTCTAATTATTTAGATAATTCCTTTAATTCCATTCATTCATTTATTGAAGACAAAAAAGGAAATTATTGGCTTCCTACTAATAATGGACTTTATGTTATCAATAAGCAAGTATTGTATGAAGGTCTAGTACATAATAAAAATTTATATTTTTTTCATTATAGTTACAAGGATGGATTAAAAAGTGATGAATTTAATGGATCTGGCAATCCTGCTTATTTATGGGCTAATAATGGAGAATTAATATTGCCAACAATCAACGGATTAGTACATTTTGACGCGAATAATATCCAACCAAATTTGCCTAAAAACAAAATATACATTGATAATATTATTGTTAATGATACTAGCTATCTTAGTATAAAAGATAAACTAGAGATTGCCCCAGATTTTTATAATTTAAGTTTTACCCTATCTAGTCCATATTTTGGAAATTTTGAAAATAACCCAATACAATATTTCATTGAAGGGCTTTCTAAAAAATGGGAGCCTGTCGACCGAAACGGTATAATTCATATCAATACACTACCAACAGGTAATTATACATTGAAAATAAGAAAGGCAACATCTATCGATGCTTTGAAATATGAAATAGATATAAAAATATCAGTACTTCCTTATTTTTATGAGACATGGTGGTTTAGGATGCTTTGTACAATAACTATAATTTTAATATTTTTAATATTTATTAGAATAAGAATACTTAAATTAAAAAGAATCAATAAAAAAATAGAACTTACTGTTGAAGAGAAAACTTCAGAATTAAGAAATAATATATTTACATTAGAAAAAACTAAAGAAAAGCTTAGAGTTTCTAATAATGTGAAAGAAAGAACTATTGCAATTGTACTTCATGACCTACGTTCTCCAATTCGATTTATTTCTATAATAAGTAAGGATTTATTGAAAAAAATAAACCAACAAAAAGATTCCTTTCCTCCAAATATTAGGAATAATATGGATGCATTGAACAAAAGTCTTATTTCTTTAGAGGAATATTCATTGCAATTTTTTTCTTGGGCAAAAAGTCAGCAAGATGATTTTCATGTAAATTATAGTTTCTTTTCTATTTATGGATTATTTAAAGAAATCGAAAACTTATACAAGGAAATTTTAATGGTACAAAATAATGAGTTAATCATCCCGCACACGGGCTTAATGGTCTATAGTGATCGTTTTATTTTATCCATTATTATTCGCAATTTAATTGATAATGCAAATAAAAATATGAAAGCTGGGGTTGTATATTTATCAGCTGAAATATTCGAAAATAAATTTCATATAATAATTGAAGATACAGGACCTGGAATTAACAAGATGGAATTAAAAAAATATTATAATAATGATTTTACAAATAGTAAAAAAGGAATGGGACACTCTATAATAATAGACTTGTTACCTAAAATACAAGCAACTCTAGATCTTGAAACAACAACTAAAGGAACTAAATTTAATATAACAATAAATCATCATCGACAATATGATATTTACGTGCAAGGTGACTCAACTCCATTAAACTAG